A genomic segment from Streptomyces sp. NBC_00654 encodes:
- a CDS encoding NTP pyrophosphohydrolase: MSEPVLVIVDAANVVGSVPDGWWRDRRGAAERLRDSLVPYAADGLPGLPGPVELVLVVEGAARGVGPVPGVRVEAADGSGDDRIAELAASRGERPCVVVTADRGLRQRVEAYGARCVGPRTVRPLPPRRDGRARP; this comes from the coding sequence CTGAGCGAACCGGTACTGGTGATCGTCGATGCCGCGAATGTGGTCGGTTCCGTCCCCGACGGCTGGTGGCGGGACCGGCGCGGGGCGGCGGAGCGACTGCGGGACTCCCTGGTCCCGTACGCCGCGGACGGCCTGCCCGGACTCCCCGGCCCCGTCGAACTCGTGCTGGTCGTCGAGGGCGCGGCCCGGGGGGTCGGGCCGGTGCCGGGGGTGCGGGTCGAGGCGGCGGACGGCAGCGGGGACGACCGGATCGCCGAGCTGGCCGCCTCGCGGGGCGAGCGCCCCTGCGTCGTCGTGACCGCCGACCGGGGACTGCGGCAGCGGGTCGAGGCGTACGGGGCGCGGTGCGTGGGCCCGCGCACGGTACGGCCGCTGCCCCCGCGCCGCGACGGCCGGGCGAGGCCGTGA
- a CDS encoding LCP family protein, translating into MTDQTSGTGSRISEESRSRRAPRKRRRGLKITLGVLLVLLLAGGGSVYWLYSQLDGNIKGVDIDKALGDDRPEKLPTTGQNLLVLGSDSRAGAENKELGGGGDVSGARSDTAMVVHIPEGRTKAVAVSIPRDTLVTRPECAGADGSQQPSEKRVMFNSVYSQLGPACVVKTVEKMSGVRIDHYLEINFAGFKDLVDAIGGVTVDVPQDIDDKSSGLHLTAGPHKLDGTQSLAYVRTRHGVGDGSDLGRIGLQQQFLLALLSEVKSQDLLGSPTKSYKIANSATKSLTTDSGLASLKSLGDFARSMNGVDPATMETIMLPVAYDKKDPNRVVAAEPQAGELWKAIRSDSTIPESAKKSPATGG; encoded by the coding sequence ATGACAGACCAGACCTCCGGCACCGGATCGCGTATATCCGAGGAAAGCCGGTCGAGACGCGCTCCGCGCAAGCGCCGCCGCGGCCTCAAGATCACGCTCGGTGTCCTGCTCGTCCTCCTGCTCGCGGGAGGCGGCAGCGTCTACTGGCTGTACAGCCAACTCGACGGGAACATCAAGGGCGTCGACATCGACAAGGCGCTCGGCGACGACCGCCCGGAGAAACTTCCCACCACCGGCCAGAACCTGCTGGTCCTCGGCTCCGACTCACGGGCCGGGGCGGAGAACAAGGAGCTGGGCGGCGGCGGCGACGTCAGCGGCGCCCGCTCGGACACGGCGATGGTGGTCCACATCCCCGAGGGCAGGACCAAGGCCGTCGCGGTGTCCATCCCGCGTGACACGCTGGTGACCCGGCCCGAGTGCGCCGGGGCCGACGGCTCGCAGCAGCCGTCCGAGAAGCGCGTGATGTTCAACTCCGTCTACTCCCAGCTCGGTCCGGCGTGCGTGGTCAAGACCGTCGAGAAGATGTCCGGCGTCCGGATCGACCACTACCTGGAGATCAACTTCGCCGGGTTCAAGGATCTGGTCGACGCCATCGGCGGTGTCACCGTCGACGTCCCGCAGGACATCGACGACAAGTCCTCCGGCCTCCATCTCACCGCCGGTCCGCACAAGCTCGACGGCACCCAGTCCCTCGCCTACGTACGCACCCGGCACGGTGTCGGCGACGGCAGCGACCTCGGCCGCATCGGTCTCCAGCAGCAGTTCCTGCTGGCCCTGCTGAGCGAGGTCAAGTCCCAGGACCTGCTGGGCAGTCCGACGAAGTCGTACAAGATCGCCAACTCGGCCACCAAGTCCCTGACCACCGACTCCGGTCTGGCCTCGCTGAAGTCGCTCGGGGACTTCGCCCGTTCGATGAACGGTGTCGACCCGGCCACGATGGAGACCATCATGCTGCCGGTGGCGTACGACAAGAAGGACCCCAACCGGGTCGTGGCGGCCGAGCCGCAGGCCGGTGAGCTGTGGAAGGCCATCCGTTCGGACAGCACCATCCCGGAGTCGGCGAAGAAGTCGCCCGCCACCGGCGGCTGA
- a CDS encoding glycosyltransferase, with protein MKIEFLVQNAYAADGATRAVLNLAGALADTHEVRVVSVFRWLDRPAIAPAHGVRIVSLLDLREGRRPDKQDVRRLTPSRVIPRTQEMSWRYSELTDDKAEEYLRASQAQVVVGTSLELAAYVSRWARPRALRLGQLHQLSTVLSPQEQSRAWAGLGRLDAVVVPSAAEAREVTRAGLPGDVAVHAHPDCVPDPRVRPADGHSRVVMAAGRLVPEKRYDVLIQAFARVVEHHPDWQLRIFGTGPEYGQLRGLVAELDLYNHVFLMMEEPRLEARWAAAAIAAGTSDRESFGLSLAEAMRCGLPVVSTACPGGPPEIVRDGINGLLTPVDDVDAFAAALLRLVEDGPARLAMGRQAREDARAFGPEVSAGRFEGVIRTARRHRREGRPAAEVTVSCEVARNGTVVLRLAGVREGREDLELVLRKRKAARGEQPVRLPLLPAEGLGPHLYEAFVPPDPEVLAEGRWDVHLDTGEGRPAKVRPGSLDLRGLGPVATGPAYTVVQLPYASESGHLVLRTWTRDRHAEATEVWADQGVMHLRGLLYGSDFGEAEPLLLMRRRGVEEPGFWLPGLSSGGADFSFSLPASDLAEQLVGRHELWDLWVGRRHDPVVARLGRFLTDVVDVKSVFAYPNIVVPTGEGQPVMVKPYYTAGTELSVRVSEKAE; from the coding sequence ATGAAGATCGAATTCCTGGTTCAGAACGCGTATGCCGCCGACGGCGCCACCCGCGCCGTGCTCAATCTCGCGGGAGCGCTCGCCGATACCCACGAGGTCCGGGTCGTCTCGGTGTTCCGCTGGCTCGACCGGCCCGCCATCGCGCCCGCCCACGGGGTGCGGATCGTCTCGCTGCTCGATCTGCGCGAGGGCCGTCGTCCGGACAAGCAGGATGTCCGCCGGCTCACGCCGTCCCGGGTCATTCCGCGTACCCAGGAGATGTCCTGGCGCTACAGCGAGCTGACGGACGACAAGGCCGAGGAGTACCTGCGGGCGAGCCAGGCCCAGGTGGTGGTCGGCACCAGCCTCGAACTGGCCGCCTATGTCTCGCGCTGGGCACGTCCCCGGGCGCTCCGCCTGGGCCAGCTGCACCAGTTGAGCACCGTGCTGTCCCCGCAGGAACAGAGCCGCGCGTGGGCGGGGCTGGGGCGGCTCGACGCGGTCGTGGTGCCCAGTGCCGCCGAGGCCCGGGAGGTCACCCGGGCGGGGCTGCCGGGCGATGTCGCGGTCCACGCCCATCCCGACTGTGTGCCCGACCCCCGGGTGCGGCCCGCCGACGGGCACTCCCGGGTGGTGATGGCGGCCGGGCGTCTCGTTCCGGAGAAGCGCTACGACGTGCTCATCCAGGCGTTCGCACGGGTCGTGGAACACCACCCGGACTGGCAGCTGCGGATCTTCGGGACCGGTCCGGAGTACGGCCAGCTCCGCGGACTGGTCGCCGAACTCGACCTGTACAACCATGTGTTCCTGATGATGGAGGAGCCCCGGCTGGAGGCCCGGTGGGCCGCCGCCGCCATCGCCGCGGGGACGTCGGACCGGGAGTCCTTCGGCCTGTCACTGGCCGAGGCCATGCGCTGCGGGCTGCCCGTCGTCTCCACCGCCTGTCCGGGCGGGCCGCCGGAGATCGTCCGGGACGGGATCAACGGCCTGCTCACGCCGGTGGACGATGTCGACGCCTTCGCCGCCGCGCTGCTCCGCCTGGTCGAGGACGGACCGGCACGCCTCGCGATGGGGCGTCAGGCCCGCGAGGACGCCCGCGCGTTCGGCCCGGAGGTCTCGGCGGGACGGTTCGAGGGCGTCATCCGCACGGCCCGCCGCCACCGCCGGGAGGGCCGCCCCGCCGCCGAGGTGACCGTCTCGTGCGAGGTGGCGCGGAACGGGACGGTCGTCCTGCGTCTGGCCGGCGTACGGGAGGGCCGCGAGGACCTCGAACTGGTGCTGCGCAAGCGGAAGGCGGCGCGCGGCGAACAGCCCGTCAGGCTGCCGCTGCTGCCCGCCGAGGGTCTCGGGCCGCATCTGTACGAGGCGTTCGTCCCACCGGACCCGGAGGTGCTGGCGGAGGGACGCTGGGATGTGCATCTGGACACCGGGGAGGGCAGGCCCGCGAAGGTGCGGCCGGGCTCCCTGGACCTGCGCGGCCTCGGCCCGGTGGCCACCGGGCCCGCGTACACCGTGGTGCAGCTGCCCTACGCGTCCGAGAGCGGCCATCTCGTGCTGCGGACCTGGACCCGCGACCGGCATGCCGAGGCGACCGAGGTGTGGGCCGACCAGGGGGTCATGCATCTGCGCGGGCTGCTCTACGGCTCCGACTTCGGCGAGGCGGAGCCGCTGTTGCTGATGCGCAGGCGTGGTGTGGAGGAGCCGGGGTTCTGGCTGCCCGGTCTCTCCTCGGGCGGCGCCGACTTCTCCTTCTCGCTGCCCGCGTCCGATCTGGCCGAGCAGCTGGTGGGCCGGCACGAGCTGTGGGACCTGTGGGTGGGCCGGCGTCACGACCCGGTCGTGGCGCGGCTGGGCCGCTTCCTGACGGACGTGGTGGACGTGAAGAGCGTGTTCGCCTACCCCAACATCGTGGTGCCCACCGGCGAGGGGCAGCCGGTCATGGTGAAGCCGTACTACACGGCCGGGACCGAGCTGTCGGTCCGGGTGTCCGAGAAGGCCGAGTAG
- a CDS encoding stealth family protein gives MIHPINATVDRQQRPLPPGLHEVPVGMHRRLAHVQPGLTPLAVRAQHLSLVSTALTQAGVEHFVVPGTEDTSSAIGVRDVHRGRVAQTLRSLFGRSPGYIQRKVPVQRTGELLHLGAREASWQGLETVDVLRAIWFQADPSGDLVYGTEYGCDIEFWREEEGRLLPPRINRGASFLPVQGDMTLVSPHRFSRLAPPEPDLPQKQRRWGRKPERTGLPTRQEFVCTGADEITFPIDVVYTWVDSDDPAWQRRRAEASGDVFHEESASAGRYINRDELLYSMRSLHMYAPWVRHIFLVTDDQVPHWLDADAEGITVVSHREIFRETSRLPVFNSHAISAQLHRVPGLSEHFIHFNDDVFVGRPITPHEFFLPNGASKYYPDSVRIPMGAVQPEDLPHEVARKNVRALLEDRFGRTIIDAMKHTPVPLRRSVLEEMEREFAEVFRATAAARFRSRTDIDVGTCMYPYYSYFTGRGVPDTIPYAYLHLSMVQLSKKLDRLLKRRDAAVFCVNDSFTTEDDVADQEALIHPFFEAYFPLPSPYEKSAAPR, from the coding sequence GTGATCCACCCGATCAATGCCACGGTCGACCGTCAGCAGCGTCCGCTGCCGCCGGGCCTGCACGAGGTTCCCGTGGGCATGCACCGCCGGCTGGCGCACGTGCAGCCCGGTCTCACGCCGCTGGCGGTGCGCGCGCAGCATCTGTCACTGGTGTCCACGGCGCTGACCCAGGCCGGCGTCGAGCACTTCGTGGTGCCCGGGACCGAGGACACCTCGTCCGCGATCGGTGTCCGGGACGTCCACCGGGGCCGCGTCGCCCAGACGCTGCGTTCGCTGTTCGGCCGGAGCCCCGGGTACATCCAGCGCAAGGTGCCCGTCCAGCGCACCGGCGAACTGCTCCACCTCGGCGCCCGCGAGGCGTCCTGGCAGGGGCTGGAGACCGTCGACGTACTGCGCGCCATCTGGTTCCAGGCCGATCCGTCGGGCGACCTCGTGTACGGCACCGAGTACGGCTGCGACATCGAGTTCTGGCGGGAGGAGGAGGGGCGGCTGCTGCCGCCGCGGATCAACCGGGGCGCGAGCTTCCTCCCGGTGCAGGGTGACATGACACTCGTCTCGCCGCACCGCTTCTCCCGGCTGGCGCCGCCGGAGCCGGACCTCCCCCAGAAGCAGCGCCGCTGGGGCCGGAAGCCGGAACGGACCGGGCTGCCGACCCGCCAGGAGTTCGTCTGCACCGGCGCCGACGAGATCACGTTCCCCATCGATGTCGTCTACACCTGGGTGGACAGCGACGACCCCGCCTGGCAGCGCCGCCGTGCCGAGGCGTCCGGCGACGTGTTCCACGAGGAGTCGGCGAGCGCCGGGCGCTACATCAACCGCGACGAGCTGCTCTACTCGATGCGCTCGCTGCACATGTACGCCCCCTGGGTGCGGCACATCTTCCTGGTCACCGACGACCAGGTCCCGCACTGGCTCGACGCGGACGCCGAGGGCATCACGGTGGTCTCGCACCGGGAGATCTTCCGCGAGACCAGCCGGCTGCCGGTCTTCAACTCCCATGCCATCAGCGCCCAGTTGCACCGGGTCCCGGGGCTGTCGGAGCACTTCATCCACTTCAACGACGATGTGTTCGTCGGCAGGCCGATCACCCCGCACGAGTTCTTCCTGCCGAACGGGGCCTCGAAGTACTACCCGGACAGCGTCCGCATCCCCATGGGCGCGGTCCAGCCGGAGGACCTGCCGCACGAGGTGGCCCGCAAGAACGTGCGGGCCCTGCTGGAGGACCGCTTCGGCCGCACCATCATCGACGCGATGAAGCACACCCCCGTACCGCTGCGGCGCAGTGTGCTGGAGGAGATGGAGCGCGAGTTCGCCGAGGTGTTCCGGGCGACCGCCGCCGCGCGTTTCCGCAGCCGGACCGATATCGACGTCGGCACCTGCATGTATCCGTACTACTCCTACTTCACGGGGCGCGGGGTGCCCGACACCATTCCGTACGCCTATCTCCATCTCTCGATGGTGCAGCTCTCCAAGAAACTGGACCGGCTGCTCAAACGGCGTGACGCGGCGGTCTTCTGCGTGAACGACTCCTTCACCACCGAGGACGATGTGGCCGATCAGGAAGCGCTGATCCATCCCTTCTTCGAGGCGTACTTTCCGCTTCCGAGTCCGTACGAGAAGTCCGCGGCCCCGCGATGA
- a CDS encoding Gfo/Idh/MocA family protein yields the protein MSTPKPLRAGLIGLGSMGRNHARVLHGLDGVELVAAADPVAGPDSAPAGVPVVRSVAELAAEGIDYAVVACPTALHEEVALDLAERGIHALIEKPIAPSVESAERITRAFGERGLVAGVGHIERFNPALRELRTRLDLGELGDVHQVVTRRQGPFPARIADVGVVYDLATHDIDLTAWLTSSRYESVSAATVSRSGRPHEDMVAFVGHLSGGAVTSHLVNWLSPLKERVTIVTGEHGCFVADTLTADLWFYANGSQPTEWEGLRQFRGVSEGDVTRYAIVKREPLLVEHETFRDAVLGKEADIVTLEQATGTVAVAEAVLAAAANRTAIDLTSGLPLASV from the coding sequence ATGAGCACCCCGAAGCCGCTGCGGGCCGGACTGATCGGCCTCGGCTCGATGGGCCGCAACCACGCCCGCGTCCTGCACGGCCTGGACGGCGTCGAACTCGTCGCCGCGGCGGACCCGGTGGCCGGCCCGGACAGCGCCCCCGCGGGCGTGCCCGTGGTGCGGTCGGTCGCCGAACTCGCCGCCGAGGGCATCGACTACGCGGTCGTCGCCTGCCCCACGGCCCTGCACGAGGAGGTCGCGCTCGACCTGGCCGAACGGGGCATCCACGCCCTCATCGAGAAGCCGATCGCCCCTTCGGTGGAGTCCGCCGAGCGGATCACCCGTGCCTTCGGCGAGCGCGGCCTGGTGGCCGGTGTCGGTCACATCGAGCGCTTCAACCCCGCGCTGCGCGAGTTGCGCACCCGGCTGGACCTCGGTGAACTCGGCGATGTCCACCAGGTGGTGACGCGCCGTCAGGGACCCTTCCCGGCCCGGATCGCCGATGTCGGCGTGGTGTACGACCTGGCCACGCACGACATCGACCTGACCGCCTGGCTCACCAGCAGCCGTTACGAGTCGGTGAGTGCGGCGACCGTGTCGCGCAGCGGCCGGCCGCACGAGGACATGGTGGCCTTCGTCGGGCATCTGTCGGGCGGGGCCGTCACCAGCCACCTCGTCAACTGGCTGTCCCCGCTCAAGGAGCGCGTCACCATCGTGACGGGAGAGCACGGCTGCTTCGTGGCGGACACCCTCACCGCCGACCTGTGGTTCTACGCCAACGGCTCGCAGCCCACCGAGTGGGAGGGGCTGCGGCAGTTCCGGGGCGTCTCCGAGGGCGATGTGACACGGTACGCGATCGTCAAGCGCGAGCCGCTGCTCGTCGAGCACGAGACCTTCCGCGACGCGGTGCTCGGCAAGGAGGCCGACATCGTGACGCTGGAGCAGGCCACCGGGACCGTCGCGGTGGCCGAGGCCGTGCTCGCGGCCGCCGCGAACCGGACCGCGATCGACCTGACGTCCGGCCTGCCACTGGCCTCCGTCTGA
- a CDS encoding DegT/DnrJ/EryC1/StrS aminotransferase family protein produces MTNDQRMIRAAAPVIGEDEIEAAVRVLRGGMVAQGPEVAAFEEEFSRFVDGRHCVAVNSGTSALHLSLMALGIGPGDEVIVPSFTFAATANAVRLVGATPVFADIERDSFCLSPQAAEAAITPRTAAIMPVHLYGHPAAMGPLTALAERHGLAIVEDAAQAHAASLDGTPVGAFGAAACFSFYPTKNMHSLEGGMITTGDAALARTLRLLRNQGMEQRYANEIVGFNVRMTDVAAAIGRVQLRSLDTWTRQRRANAAALDAGLRGVVTPPVAPGAEHVYHQYTIRVDDRSGKDRDTVSRELLERGVGNAVYYPTPVHRLTPFRTGEKVLGYAVGELPETERAAAEALSIPVHPMLTPQELDRLTATVNEVMEARV; encoded by the coding sequence ATGACTAATGACCAGCGCATGATCCGCGCAGCAGCTCCGGTGATCGGAGAGGACGAGATCGAGGCCGCCGTGCGCGTACTGCGCGGCGGTATGGTCGCGCAGGGCCCCGAGGTCGCCGCCTTCGAGGAGGAGTTCTCGAGGTTCGTCGACGGCCGGCACTGCGTCGCCGTCAATTCCGGCACCAGTGCGCTGCATCTGTCGCTGATGGCGCTGGGCATCGGCCCCGGCGACGAAGTGATCGTTCCCTCCTTCACCTTCGCGGCCACCGCCAACGCGGTCCGCCTCGTCGGCGCGACCCCGGTCTTCGCGGACATCGAGCGCGACAGCTTCTGCCTCTCCCCGCAGGCCGCCGAGGCCGCGATCACCCCGCGCACCGCGGCGATCATGCCCGTACACCTCTACGGGCACCCGGCCGCGATGGGCCCGCTCACCGCGCTGGCCGAGCGGCACGGTCTCGCGATCGTCGAGGACGCGGCACAGGCCCACGCCGCCTCGCTGGACGGCACCCCGGTGGGCGCGTTCGGCGCGGCCGCCTGCTTCAGCTTCTACCCGACCAAGAACATGCACAGCCTTGAGGGCGGCATGATCACCACGGGCGACGCGGCCCTCGCGCGGACCCTGCGCCTGCTGCGCAACCAGGGCATGGAGCAGCGGTACGCCAACGAGATCGTCGGCTTCAACGTCCGGATGACCGATGTCGCCGCCGCGATCGGCCGCGTGCAGCTGCGCAGTCTGGACACCTGGACGCGGCAGCGCCGCGCGAACGCGGCAGCGCTCGACGCCGGGCTGCGCGGGGTCGTCACCCCGCCGGTGGCACCGGGCGCGGAGCACGTCTACCACCAGTACACGATCCGGGTCGACGACCGGAGCGGCAAGGACCGCGACACGGTCTCCCGCGAGCTGCTGGAGCGGGGCGTCGGCAATGCCGTGTACTACCCCACTCCGGTGCACCGCCTGACACCGTTCCGGACGGGCGAGAAGGTGCTCGGCTACGCCGTCGGTGAGCTGCCCGAGACCGAGCGGGCCGCCGCGGAGGCGCTGTCCATCCCGGTGCACCCGATGCTCACGCCGCAGGAGCTGGACCGCCTGACGGCCACCGTCAACGAGGTCATGGAGGCCCGCGTATGA
- a CDS encoding stealth family protein — translation MGNPETSTLVRLYRRALPHVLRQRLVRIFPANGRLLLQHGLAGLGSAWRGLRKQLGLRFSRRLRREARRPGVRLVWSGRKVRAAEITEGLTPSVARATNLLRVCDVLERHGIPHFCVRGNSVTMTAVAVPASERGRAERALRVSALAEGALLAGGPAGGRPLRADHRGSWSQLDEETVLRIWWLLTDPQGRWTLGPNHACAIEFWAEQDGLLIAPVPNLTATAVVAAESPVQVPVSHFTGPVSGAVDAPPQVATRSEFTLSLPDEVTFPVDAVYTWVDGADPEWIRRRATALGRTDYHEQAISAARFTSRDELRYSLRSLHQFAPWLRTVYLVTDGQTPAWLNSDHPGIKVVHHRDIFTDASALPTFNSHAIESQLHHIPGLSDHFLYFNDDVFLGRSVTPGEFFHANGLSKYFPSNALVPMTPSSPQDPPSEVAAKNNRVVIAGTFDRVLTRKMKHVPHSLRRDILQEIEERYAAEHLQTQHSQFRSPGDLSITSSLHHYYGQQTSRSVTGKIRYTYLDLAAPNTGRHLNRLLAQRDYHTFCINDTVDDPDTAEARTSMLRTFLESYFPVPSPYERSGPDSPPPPANRQPAQRSEQHPAPRPL, via the coding sequence ATGGGCAATCCCGAGACGTCCACCCTCGTACGCCTCTACCGGCGCGCCCTCCCCCACGTACTGAGACAACGGCTCGTCAGGATCTTCCCCGCGAACGGCCGGCTGCTCCTCCAGCACGGCCTCGCGGGTCTGGGCAGTGCCTGGCGCGGTCTGCGCAAGCAGCTGGGCCTGCGGTTCAGCAGGCGTCTGCGCCGGGAAGCGCGGCGGCCCGGGGTACGGCTGGTCTGGTCCGGACGCAAGGTCCGCGCCGCCGAGATCACCGAAGGCCTCACCCCCTCCGTCGCCCGTGCCACCAACCTCCTGCGCGTCTGCGACGTACTGGAGCGGCACGGCATCCCGCACTTCTGCGTGCGGGGCAACTCCGTCACGATGACCGCCGTCGCGGTCCCCGCGAGCGAGCGCGGCCGGGCCGAACGGGCGCTGCGGGTGAGCGCGCTCGCCGAGGGCGCCCTGCTCGCGGGCGGCCCTGCGGGCGGCCGGCCGCTGCGCGCGGATCACCGGGGCTCCTGGTCCCAGCTCGATGAAGAAACGGTTCTGCGCATCTGGTGGCTGCTCACCGACCCCCAGGGGCGGTGGACGCTGGGCCCCAATCACGCCTGTGCGATCGAGTTCTGGGCCGAGCAGGACGGGCTGCTGATCGCCCCCGTCCCCAACCTCACCGCCACCGCCGTGGTCGCCGCCGAGAGCCCCGTACAGGTCCCGGTCAGCCACTTCACCGGCCCGGTCAGCGGCGCGGTGGACGCCCCGCCGCAGGTGGCCACCCGGTCGGAGTTCACGCTCTCCCTGCCGGACGAGGTCACCTTCCCGGTGGACGCCGTCTACACCTGGGTCGACGGGGCCGATCCCGAGTGGATCCGCCGCCGCGCCACCGCGCTGGGCCGGACCGACTACCACGAGCAGGCCATCAGCGCGGCCCGCTTCACCAGCCGCGACGAGCTGCGCTACTCCCTGCGCTCGCTCCACCAGTTCGCGCCCTGGCTGCGCACCGTCTACCTGGTCACGGACGGGCAGACGCCGGCCTGGCTGAACAGCGACCACCCCGGCATCAAGGTCGTCCACCACCGCGACATCTTCACCGACGCCTCGGCGCTGCCGACCTTCAACTCGCACGCCATCGAGAGCCAGCTGCACCACATCCCCGGGCTCTCCGACCACTTCCTGTACTTCAACGACGACGTCTTCCTCGGCCGCAGCGTCACGCCGGGCGAGTTCTTCCACGCCAACGGGCTCTCGAAGTACTTCCCCTCGAACGCGCTGGTCCCGATGACCCCGTCCTCGCCGCAGGACCCCCCGTCCGAGGTCGCCGCGAAGAACAACCGCGTCGTCATCGCCGGGACCTTCGACCGGGTCCTCACCAGGAAGATGAAGCACGTGCCGCACTCGCTGCGCCGCGACATCCTCCAGGAGATCGAGGAGCGCTACGCGGCCGAGCACCTGCAGACGCAGCACTCGCAGTTCCGCAGCCCCGGCGATCTGTCGATCACCTCCTCGCTGCACCACTACTACGGGCAGCAGACCAGCCGTTCGGTGACCGGCAAGATCCGCTACACGTATCTGGACCTGGCCGCGCCCAACACCGGGCGGCATCTCAACCGGCTGCTCGCCCAGCGCGACTACCACACCTTCTGCATCAACGACACGGTCGACGACCCCGATACGGCGGAAGCCCGCACGTCGATGCTCAGGACTTTCCTGGAGAGCTACTTCCCCGTACCCAGCCCCTACGAGAGATCCGGACCGGACTCCCCGCCGCCTCCCGCGAACCGGCAGCCGGCGCAGCGGTCCGAGCAGCACCCAGCACCCCGACCTTTGTGA